The genomic stretch TTTTGAATCTTTCTAACCGTAGGCTCACAAACAGACACTTAAACCATTTTCTACCGAACCACTCTATTACTATAACACAAGACAGCGTTCAACCACTATTGCTTACATAAAGCAATACATTGTAATGCTTGACAAGAGAGCCACCTCGGGAGATTCTACATGGTCTATCGGTGGAGCTAGATGGGCATTTTTCGCTATCCTTTTCGTTCTTATCCTAATAGGAATATTTGGAACCTTGCGagtcaacaagaaaagatttCAGCTGGGTTCCCAACCTCTCTATGGGACAAGATGGATGACTCCTCCATCATACAGACAGTCACAAACACAATATGACCAACCTGTTAATATTAGAGACCCAGATCTTCCTAGTACTTACGTCCCGACCTACACCGCTGAGGCCAATGAATACGATATGGGACATTACGACCAAGCAGGCAAATTCCACTCTAATCCAAACGCGAGGGCCGCTCTGATGGCGCCTCCACCAAGTGCTCATCAAAGACAGAATCCGGCTCACGGTGATGCAATTCCAATCAGTTCTACAGTGCCGGTTGGAGCATTGACAGATGAGGATGGCGATATTTCCAGTCCAGCGGGTCCTCCTCCAGACTTGGAAAGTGGCACTGGTGAGTCCAGCGAAAGTCTTGGTGATTTCTCTAGACCACCAGGTCACGCTCCGCCAGAACACACCAGCACCATTCCTGGGTCATTAAATCCTCCTTCCGACCCTCCTTGTGGTCAATCTGAGGTACGGAAGGgctcttcctcttcaagCAAGATAGAAGCATCCTCAAGTTTTTCAGATGGCATTAATACGAAAGGTTCTGATAAGGATTAAAGAACTGTGATGGTCACTTCAATTTTGAGATATAATATAGTCATTAATTTTTCTATTAGGGACCAAATACGGTCTTACGAGCATAGATATCATAATAAAcatctttttcatttgcGCGGTCGGACCACGAATTTATGTAGGTAGCAACAGTCTAAAAAGGCTtagaaacagaaataaGAAATGTCGCAGATTATAGATTCTCTAATCTATAGTTCTGACAGTCAATAATCATGTCACAGGCGAAATGTGAAGTTAGAGGAGAGGGTCTATAGCTAATGGATCATGGCCCATTATTTTTAAAAGACCCAATCTGAATTCTTTTGTGTATTAACCTACTTATAGGAAATTATGTTTAAATTATGCAATTCTGGCGAACTTTTCCGTGCCAACTTAAGAGATTACAAAATATACAAAGTTCGCAAAATTGCAGATTTCTATGCATATAGGACTACATGCAAATACAGTAATTTATTTACAATAAACAAACATTTACAGTAAAATCATTCCCaagaaattgcaagttAGATCTCGGAATTTTGTATTGTACGGGAGGGGGAGTAATCTTGCCAGTCTCTCAATCAAATTTTAAGGACTGAACAAATGACAGCTACGTTAATCTTGATCTAAATTCACTTAATATCAGTACTAAAAAGGTGCAACATTATTCAAAATTGCCCAACTTACTCTGCCAGAGCAGTGCAAGATCATTTGTTCCattgttcaaaatttaGATACACCACCTACCATATTTATTCAAAGGGCTAAGCAAAATTCCGGTGTCTAGTTTGCAATTTCATGGGAACGATTGTAGTAAGTGGTGGTCCCTAAGGCGTTTGTGGATGCATAGGCAATACTATGCCACGGGCAATGTGCAGACTGAAAGGAGGTGAAACGACGAGGTGAGAATATCGATGAATCTGGAAATGTTAGGGTAAAAATCGACTGACCTGCAAACTCACTATTCTGGTTAAGGCACATGAGAAGTCGGGTCCTTATCAGAGTGATCAGACTGGAGCCAGTACCCATACTCCACGTCGTTGGATTTCAACTATAGCGGGGCTCCATGTGGTGGAAATTCTTGTCCGACCATTTTTCGGTGAAATCGACCACTTTGTCAACTGCGTCATTTAGTAATGTGATGCCGTGGAAAATACGTCaaaccttcaacaaatcgaCCAGCTAATCCACTGAGCGATGTCTTGGCTATTGCTATCATCAGATTGTAAGCTGATAGGAGCGGATGATAAGAGCACAAAGAGGCGACAGTGCCAGGCCATGAGACAGATTCCACAATTTAGAATGCAAAGCCAAATCGCCTTGTTGCTTCATTGAGTCTGCACAGCCTATCTCCTCTCCATATCCAGCATTATTATTTGGGTACTCATGTAGCTTTTCAACTGGTTACAAAAATCTAAAAAATTATTGGTGCCGCACCATACTTAAGCTCGACAgaacttttttttttttgtggCAATCTCAGTTACTGTGTTATCGCCGAATACTTAATTTTTTATCATAGCCAtcttttttgcaattgacGTTGTATAGAGGAAACTCAgctgcaattgcaattccCGAAAAATCGATAATAAGGAAAAGCACTTAGAACCACCAGTCCCATTCAGATATGGCAATGGATACTTTTTATGCATTATGTACGGCTTCATTTGGTTACCTTAGGCTTTCAGTATTCATACCTTGTCCAGAAATATAAAAAGATCCACATATCCCTTTGTTCTCATCCGTTTTTCTTTATTACTCCTCAGAGTTCTCCATTCTCATAAGAAATATAATGTCTGATGTTAAGAAGACTAGCACCTCGGAATCTCTCCAGGCTGTCGACGAAAAAATCGGAAACGTCGGTCTTGTAAACACTTCTGGTGATTACGACTACAATGACGCAAACAACTACTCCACCCACTATGTTGATGAATACAACCCAAAGGGTTTGAGAGTCCCAACTGACGAAGAATCTCAATCCCTCAGAAGGATTTTGGGTAGAGCTTCTTATGCTTCTTACTTGATCTGTTTGTGTGAGTTGGCTGAAAGAGCCTCTTACTATTCGGTCCAGGGTATCTTGTCTAACTTTATTCAAAGACCTATGCCTGAAAATTCCCCTCACGGATGGGGTGCACCAGCTGACAGAAACTCGAATGTTTCTGCCGGTGCTTTGGACCAAGGTCTTCAAGCTGCTAACGCCCTTACCCTTTTGCTTACTTTCCTTGCTTACGTTGTACCATTATATGGTGGTTTCATTGCCGATACCAAGATTGGTAAGTTCAAAGCTATTTGGGTTGGTGTTATCGCTGGTTTTGTTTCTCACGTTTTGTTCGTTATCGCAGCTATCCCATCTGTCCTTAAGAACGGCGGTGCTGCTTTGGCTCCAACTGTGCTTGGTATCATTACTTTAGCTTTCGGTACTGGTTTCATCAAGCCAAACTTGTTACCTCTTCTTATGGACCAATATAGAGAACAGACTGATGTTGTCAAAGTCTTGCCATCTGGTGAAAATGTTATTATCGATAGACAAAAGACTTTGGAAAGAATGACTTTGATTTTCTATTGGGCGATTAACATTGGTGCTTTTTTCCAATTGGCCACTTCTTATATCGAAAGAGATGTTGGTTTCTGGTTGGCTTTCTTCATTCCCATAATCATATACTTGGTTTTGCCAATTGTCTTGGTTTTCTTGCAATCTAGATTGGTCAGAGATACTCCACAGGGTTCCGTCCTTGAAAACGCTTGGAGAGTTACAAGAGTCACTTTCTCTAAAGGGTGGATCGGTAGATGGAGGAATAACACCTTGTGGGAGTACGCGAGGCCATCCGTCATGCTtgaaagaggaagagaatTTTACAatgaaaatacaaaatcTCCAATCACTTGGGGTGATCAATGGGTGTTGGACATCAAGCAAACTGT from Scheffersomyces stipitis CBS 6054 chromosome 2, complete sequence encodes the following:
- a CDS encoding peptide transporter (go_component membrane~go_funtion transporter activity~go_process oligopeptide transport), which gives rise to GDYDYNDANNYSTHYVDEYNPKGLRVPTDEESQSLRRILGRASYASYLICLCELAERASYYSVQGILSNFIQRPMPENSPHGWGAPADRNSNVSAGALDQGLQAANALTLLLTFLAYVVPLYGGFIADTKIGKFKAIWVGVIAGFVSHVLFVIAAIPSVLKNGGAALAPTVLGIITLAFGTGFIKPNLLPLLMDQYREQTDVVKVLPSGENVIIDRQKTLERMTLIFYWAINIGAFFQLATSYIERDVGFWLAFFIPIIIYLVLPIVLVFLQSRLVRDTPQGSVLENAWRVTRVTFSKGWIGRWRNNTLWEYARPSVMLERGREFYNENTKSPITWGDQWVLDIKQTVNSCKIFIYFPIFNLADSGLGSVETSQAGAMTTNGVPNDLFNNFNPLTIIILIPILDYLVYPMLRKYRIEFRPVWRIFLGFILAGSSQIAGAIIQWKIYKTSPCGYQATTCSEVSPLSAWQDVSLYILSAAGECFANTTAYELAYTRSPPHMKGLVLALFLFTSAISAALSQAITPALSDPHLIWPFAGIAIATFVAAFVFVYQFRNLHKEMEEERILREAFDKSERSNLISHGGIEDDNNLQAVTSIKSAVGK
- a CDS encoding predicted protein — translated: MLDKRATSGDSTWSIGGARWAFFAILFVLILIGIFGTLRVNKKRFQSGSQPLYGTRWMTPPSYRQSQTQYDQPVNIRDPDLPSTYVPTYTAEANEYDMGHYDQAGKFHSNPNARAASMAPPPSAHQRQNPAHGDAIPISSTVPVGALTDEDGDISSPAGPPPDLESGTGESSESLGDFSRPPGHAPPEHTSTIPGSLNPPSDPPCGQSEVRKGSSSSSKIEASSSFSDGINTKGSDKD